Proteins from one Faecalibacterium sp. I3-3-33 genomic window:
- a CDS encoding formate dehydrogenase accessory sulfurtransferase FdhD: MEKRSTPSLQITDRFGAQAAFASLRLPDGTEASVPAEHAAAIYVNEQPAFRVVCTPALLPQLALGRLLTEGWIASADEVEQIAVCAEGAKVQVYLRHPLPTRRAAAQEVASCCTDNIALGSPVELQPLRPVPGLVLQPEWVERLTAAMHAGLPLYRATRAVHSCFVLHKGEIVFACEDLGRHNALDKAVGCTVLAGLPLAECVLYTSGRVPLDMVRKAIRAGVPVLVSKSMPTVQSAELAAEYGLQLVCGRKIPKV; this comes from the coding sequence ATGGAAAAACGCAGCACACCCTCTTTGCAGATCACCGACCGTTTTGGTGCACAGGCGGCCTTTGCCAGCCTGCGCCTGCCGGACGGTACCGAGGCCAGCGTACCGGCAGAGCACGCCGCTGCTATCTATGTAAACGAGCAGCCCGCCTTCCGGGTGGTATGCACCCCGGCGCTGCTGCCGCAGCTGGCCTTGGGGCGGCTGCTCACCGAAGGATGGATCGCATCTGCGGACGAGGTGGAGCAGATCGCCGTCTGCGCCGAGGGCGCAAAGGTGCAGGTATATCTGCGCCACCCGCTGCCCACTCGCCGCGCCGCCGCGCAGGAGGTTGCCAGCTGCTGCACCGATAATATCGCGCTGGGCAGTCCGGTGGAGTTACAGCCCTTGCGCCCTGTGCCGGGGCTGGTCTTGCAGCCGGAATGGGTGGAGCGCCTGACCGCCGCCATGCACGCCGGACTGCCGCTGTACCGCGCCACCCGGGCGGTACACAGCTGCTTTGTGCTGCACAAAGGGGAAATTGTTTTTGCCTGCGAGGATCTGGGGCGGCACAACGCGCTGGATAAGGCGGTGGGCTGCACGGTGCTGGCAGGGCTTCCGCTGGCAGAATGCGTGCTGTACACCAGCGGCCGGGTGCCGCTGGATATGGTGCGCAAGGCCATCCGCGCCGGGGTGCCGGTGCTGGTAAGCAAGAGCATGCCCACCGTGCAATCCGCAGAGCTTGCAGCAGAATACGGCCTGCAGCTGGTGTGCGGGCGAAAAATCCCTAAAGTTTAA
- the ade gene encoding adenine deaminase has product MKMETLKQQILTAKGDVRAELVLKNARVINVFTNEIEQADVAIRQGIILGVGHYTGETELDLQGQYVCPGLVDGHIHIESSMLCGPAFEQAVLPHGTTAVVTDPHEISNVAGTAGLDFMLETTKDLALSVYFMLPSCVPATGLDESGAVLEAEQLRPYYQQPRVLGLAELMNSYGTVRADEKILQKICDCNAAGKRIDGHAPFLSGEELNAYIAAGVQSDHECSDIHEAMEKLRRGQYIMVREGTAAQNMESLLPLFREPYCSRCMLVTDDKHPGDLLQGGHIDYIIRKAIAAGVDPVVAVRMGTLVPCQYFGLAHSGAVAPGYTADLIVLSNLEQFTVEQVYKKGKLVAQQGRMLHPAALTVDKARFARVFDSFNMDEITPEQLQLKQTGTRQRVICLTPHSLLTTEKIVPFCQHPGTAPGVDVAQKIVKLAVFERHHRSSHVGLGFLGNYGLQCGAVASSIAHDSHNLIVAGTNDADMALAGNTVRKNKGGLAFALNGQVVGELPLPVAGLMSTESAETVEEKLQALKAALKAHGISEDIDAFMTLAFVSLPVIPKLRLNTYGIVDVDAQQIVPAVF; this is encoded by the coding sequence ATGAAAATGGAAACCTTGAAGCAGCAGATCCTGACGGCAAAGGGTGACGTGCGGGCAGAGCTTGTGCTGAAAAATGCCCGGGTCATCAACGTGTTCACAAACGAGATCGAGCAGGCCGATGTAGCCATCCGTCAAGGCATCATTCTTGGCGTGGGACACTATACCGGCGAGACCGAGCTGGACCTGCAGGGCCAATACGTCTGCCCGGGGCTTGTGGATGGGCACATCCACATTGAAAGTTCCATGCTCTGCGGCCCGGCCTTTGAACAGGCGGTGCTGCCCCACGGCACTACGGCGGTGGTCACCGACCCGCACGAGATCTCCAATGTGGCCGGTACGGCGGGGCTGGACTTTATGCTGGAAACTACCAAAGATCTGGCACTTTCGGTCTACTTTATGCTGCCCTCCTGCGTACCTGCCACCGGGCTGGATGAGTCCGGCGCGGTGCTGGAAGCGGAGCAGCTGCGCCCCTACTATCAGCAGCCCCGGGTGCTGGGACTGGCGGAGCTGATGAACTCCTACGGCACAGTGCGCGCGGACGAAAAGATCCTGCAGAAGATCTGCGACTGCAACGCTGCGGGTAAACGCATCGACGGGCACGCACCCTTCCTCAGTGGGGAGGAGCTGAACGCCTATATCGCCGCCGGGGTGCAGTCCGACCATGAGTGCTCGGACATCCACGAAGCCATGGAAAAGCTGCGGCGCGGGCAGTACATCATGGTGCGGGAGGGCACGGCGGCGCAAAATATGGAAAGCCTGCTGCCCCTGTTCCGGGAGCCTTATTGCAGCCGCTGTATGCTGGTGACCGATGACAAGCATCCCGGAGACCTGTTGCAGGGCGGGCATATCGACTACATCATCCGCAAGGCCATTGCCGCCGGGGTAGACCCGGTGGTGGCGGTGCGGATGGGCACCCTTGTCCCGTGTCAGTACTTCGGTCTTGCACACAGCGGCGCGGTAGCTCCCGGTTACACCGCTGACCTGATCGTACTGTCGAATCTGGAACAGTTCACGGTGGAGCAGGTGTACAAAAAGGGCAAACTGGTGGCGCAGCAGGGCAGAATGCTGCACCCCGCCGCCCTTACTGTGGACAAGGCACGCTTTGCGAGGGTGTTCGATTCCTTCAACATGGACGAGATCACCCCGGAGCAATTGCAGTTGAAGCAGACCGGCACCCGGCAGCGGGTGATCTGCCTGACCCCGCATTCGCTGTTGACCACCGAAAAGATCGTTCCGTTCTGTCAGCACCCGGGCACAGCGCCCGGTGTGGACGTGGCGCAAAAGATCGTCAAGCTGGCGGTGTTCGAGCGGCATCACCGCTCCAGTCATGTGGGCTTGGGCTTTTTGGGCAACTACGGCCTGCAATGCGGCGCAGTGGCTTCCAGTATCGCCCACGACTCCCACAACCTCATCGTGGCGGGCACCAACGATGCCGACATGGCGCTGGCGGGCAACACGGTGCGCAAAAATAAGGGCGGCCTTGCCTTTGCACTGAACGGACAGGTGGTAGGGGAGCTGCCGCTGCCGGTGGCAGGGCTTATGAGCACCGAGAGCGCCGAGACTGTGGAGGAAAAGCTGCAAGCGCTCAAGGCGGCGCTGAAAGCCCACGGCATCTCGGAGGACATCGACGCCTTTATGACCCTTGCCTTCGTCAGCCTGCCGGTCATCCCGAAGCTGCGGCTGAACACCTACGGCATCGTGGATGTGGATGCCCAGCAGATCGTCCCGGCGGTGTTCTGA
- a CDS encoding sodium-dependent transporter: MEQQHKRSAFSGKIGFVLSAAGASVGLGNIWRFPYLAAKYGGGIFLLVYILLAVTFGYTMIVAETALGRMTHKSPVSAYAHFGKGKGIRFGGWINAIIPILIVPYYSVIGGWVIHYLAEYLCGRGSNLATDGYFSAFITNGLQAELAFLLFSLFTLSIIFAGVRNGVERVSKVMMPVLVVLSLVIAGYSVTRPGALAGVKYFLVPNPKNFSWMTVVTAMGQMFYSLSIAMGILVTFGSYMKKDVSIEESTENVEVFDTAIAIMAGLMIIPAVFAFSGGDPDTLQAGPALMFITIPKVFASMGLGTVVGVLFFVLVLFAAITSSIALTESAVSTFEDELGWDRTRSTVLIGAIMVALGSLSALGYGPLAGVTVFGMQFLDFFDFLTNSVMMPIAAIATCLLVSRVIGVEQIAQEVEQDGQRFRRKPVFNFMIRWLCPIFAAIILASSVANAFGWIAM, encoded by the coding sequence ATGGAACAACAACACAAACGCAGCGCGTTCTCCGGTAAGATCGGGTTCGTGCTGTCTGCCGCAGGCGCTTCGGTGGGTCTGGGCAACATCTGGCGCTTCCCGTATCTGGCAGCTAAATACGGCGGCGGCATTTTTCTGCTGGTATACATTCTGCTGGCAGTCACCTTTGGCTATACCATGATCGTGGCCGAGACCGCACTGGGCCGCATGACCCACAAAAGCCCGGTCAGCGCCTACGCCCACTTTGGCAAGGGGAAAGGCATCCGCTTCGGCGGCTGGATCAACGCCATTATCCCCATTTTGATCGTGCCGTATTATTCGGTCATCGGCGGCTGGGTCATCCACTATCTGGCCGAGTATCTGTGCGGACGCGGCAGCAATCTGGCAACGGATGGCTACTTCTCCGCCTTTATCACCAACGGTCTGCAGGCCGAGCTGGCCTTTTTGCTGTTCAGCCTGTTCACGCTGAGCATTATCTTTGCTGGTGTGCGCAACGGCGTGGAGCGCGTCTCCAAGGTAATGATGCCGGTGCTGGTGGTGCTGTCGCTGGTCATTGCGGGCTACTCTGTCACCCGTCCCGGTGCGCTGGCGGGTGTAAAGTATTTTCTGGTGCCCAACCCCAAAAACTTCTCTTGGATGACCGTGGTCACCGCCATGGGGCAGATGTTCTACTCTCTGTCCATTGCCATGGGCATTCTGGTCACCTTTGGCTCCTATATGAAGAAGGACGTCTCCATTGAGGAGTCCACCGAGAACGTGGAGGTGTTCGATACCGCCATTGCCATCATGGCAGGTCTGATGATCATCCCGGCGGTGTTCGCCTTCTCCGGCGGCGACCCGGACACCCTGCAGGCCGGCCCTGCACTGATGTTCATCACCATCCCCAAGGTGTTTGCCAGCATGGGTCTGGGCACTGTGGTGGGTGTGCTGTTCTTTGTGCTGGTGCTGTTTGCAGCCATTACCAGCTCCATCGCTCTGACCGAGAGCGCCGTCTCCACCTTTGAGGACGAGCTGGGCTGGGATCGTACCCGCTCCACCGTGCTCATCGGCGCCATCATGGTGGCACTGGGCAGCCTGTCGGCACTGGGCTACGGCCCGCTGGCCGGGGTGACCGTGTTCGGGATGCAGTTCTTGGACTTCTTCGACTTTTTGACCAACTCGGTCATGATGCCTATTGCAGCCATTGCCACCTGCCTGCTGGTGTCCCGCGTCATCGGCGTGGAGCAGATCGCGCAGGAGGTGGAGCAGGATGGTCAGCGCTTCCGCCGCAAGCCGGTGTTCAATTTTATGATCCGCTGGCTGTGCCCCATTTTTGCAGCCATTATTCTGGCAAGCTCGGTAGCAAACGCCTTTGGCTGGATCGCCATGTAA
- a CDS encoding DUF1846 domain-containing protein, with protein MKIGFDNDKYLAMQSEHIRERIKKFDNKLYLEFGGKLFDDYHASRVLPGFQPDSKLQMLLQLKEQAEIVIVISAEDIISSKVRGDYGITYDLDVLRLIDAFQGMGLYVGSVCVTKYTAAAEVEAFEKRLNSLGIRTFRHYKIPGYPNDVARIVSDEGYGRNEYIETERPLVVITAPGPGSGKMAVCLSQLYHEYKRGVKAGYAKFETFPIWNIPLKHPVNLAYEAATADLNDVNMIDPFHLEAYGVTTVNYNRDIEIFPVVNAMFELIAGQSPYKSPTDMGVNMAGNCIVDDAVCCEASRKEIVRRYYKCLCEQKITGTAKESERYKLELLMNQAGLTMGAREVEKQAHARSEATGGAPAAAIELSDGTVITGKTGPLLGATASALINALKHLAGIPQETDLVSAAAIEPIQTLKTNYLGGKNPRLHTDEILIALSSSAASSELAAAAMHQLPNLKGCDVHSTVLLSSVDSSTLNRLGMYLTCDPVYEEEDRKYHKL; from the coding sequence ATGAAAATAGGATTTGACAACGACAAATATCTTGCGATGCAGTCTGAGCATATCCGCGAGCGCATCAAGAAGTTTGACAATAAGCTGTATCTGGAATTCGGCGGCAAGCTGTTCGACGATTATCACGCTTCCCGCGTGCTGCCCGGCTTTCAGCCGGACTCCAAGCTGCAGATGCTTTTGCAGCTCAAGGAGCAGGCCGAGATCGTCATCGTCATCAGCGCCGAGGACATCATCAGCAGCAAGGTGCGCGGCGACTACGGCATCACCTACGATCTGGACGTGCTGCGCCTCATCGACGCTTTTCAGGGGATGGGGCTGTATGTGGGCAGTGTGTGCGTGACCAAGTACACCGCCGCCGCCGAGGTGGAAGCCTTTGAAAAGCGGCTGAACAGTCTGGGCATCCGCACCTTCCGCCACTACAAGATCCCCGGCTACCCCAACGATGTGGCACGCATTGTCAGCGACGAGGGCTACGGCCGCAACGAGTACATTGAGACCGAGCGCCCGCTGGTGGTCATCACCGCGCCCGGTCCCGGCAGCGGAAAAATGGCCGTCTGCCTCTCCCAGCTGTACCATGAATACAAGCGCGGCGTCAAGGCCGGTTACGCCAAGTTCGAGACCTTCCCCATCTGGAACATTCCTCTGAAGCACCCGGTCAATCTGGCCTACGAGGCCGCCACCGCCGACCTGAACGATGTGAACATGATCGACCCCTTCCATCTGGAAGCCTACGGCGTGACCACCGTGAACTACAACCGCGACATCGAGATCTTCCCGGTGGTGAACGCGATGTTCGAGTTGATCGCAGGCCAGAGCCCCTACAAGTCCCCCACGGATATGGGCGTGAACATGGCCGGCAACTGCATCGTGGACGATGCAGTCTGCTGCGAGGCCTCCCGCAAGGAGATCGTGCGCCGGTACTATAAGTGCCTGTGCGAGCAGAAGATCACCGGCACCGCCAAGGAGAGCGAGCGCTACAAGCTGGAGCTGCTGATGAATCAGGCCGGGCTGACCATGGGGGCCCGGGAAGTGGAAAAGCAGGCGCACGCCCGCAGCGAAGCTACCGGCGGCGCACCGGCTGCTGCCATTGAACTGAGCGACGGCACCGTCATCACCGGCAAGACCGGCCCGCTGCTGGGTGCTACCGCAAGCGCCCTGATCAACGCACTCAAGCATCTGGCGGGCATCCCGCAGGAGACGGATCTGGTCAGCGCCGCTGCCATCGAGCCTATCCAGACCCTCAAGACCAACTATCTGGGCGGCAAAAACCCCCGTCTGCATACCGATGAGATCCTGATCGCTCTGTCCAGCTCTGCCGCTTCCAGCGAGCTTGCCGCAGCAGCTATGCACCAGCTGCCCAACCTCAAAGGCTGCGATGTGCACTCCACCGTGCTGCTTTCCAGCGTGGACAGCAGCACCCTGAACCGTCTGGGTATGTACCTGACCTGTGACCCCGTCTACGAGGAAGAGGACCGCAAGTACCATAAGCTGTAA
- a CDS encoding MFS transporter, whose amino-acid sequence MRRQSFWNHRFTRTRIKSEKVQLPEMLFGYILGPMGASISGSIFGSILQSYFTDVLRLDLRFLSRLQLVSTVLIVVANLLVGQLIERTRATAGKARPWLLLSVFTFSSASVLMFIVPFQGIARMVWIAVAYNLYYSFASPIYSTASSIMLSVSTRDSRQRGLLASINSMVGLGVMGTCSMVFPMLVSFFLRENIHRWFFTMLGVAVFTGLTIYLQFAFTRERVTEERRILEGLYGPEDEFEAARQAEAPSQEPAPVQRVSLRRQLRAVAADPMWWLILGICVLFQWSGSLKNSTMTYYCKWVVDNTFLGSAGAWGASQSLLTMMGALPMALASVLLVPLTDRFGKRKVCGWFLLLGAAGGVLAGLGQGRLVPVAIGVALKCFGSAPICCLLLAMVTDVVDHVEGRSGIRTDGLTMSVYSSLSVAGGSVMSALFNGVLAHTGYDQCASTALGTAAQNAAVRHVIAGGYIWVETLSYVAAGLLLLAFWKVEKDLAARQKT is encoded by the coding sequence ATGCGCAGACAAAGCTTCTGGAACCACCGGTTCACCCGCACCCGGATCAAAAGCGAGAAGGTCCAGCTGCCGGAAATGCTCTTCGGCTATATTCTGGGCCCCATGGGTGCTTCCATCTCAGGCAGTATTTTCGGCAGCATCCTGCAAAGCTACTTTACCGATGTGCTCCGGCTGGATCTGCGGTTCCTCAGCCGGCTGCAGCTGGTGTCCACGGTGCTCATCGTGGTGGCAAATCTTCTGGTAGGCCAGCTGATCGAGCGCACCCGCGCCACGGCGGGCAAGGCAAGGCCGTGGCTGCTGCTCTCGGTGTTTACCTTTTCCTCTGCCAGCGTGCTCATGTTCATCGTGCCCTTTCAGGGCATCGCGCGCATGGTGTGGATCGCCGTGGCGTACAACCTGTACTACTCGTTTGCGTCTCCCATTTACAGCACAGCCAGCAGCATTATGCTCTCGGTGTCCACCCGGGACAGCCGTCAGCGCGGGCTGCTGGCCTCCATCAACAGCATGGTGGGGCTGGGCGTGATGGGCACTTGCAGCATGGTGTTCCCCATGCTGGTGTCCTTTTTCCTCCGGGAAAATATCCACCGCTGGTTCTTTACCATGCTGGGGGTGGCGGTGTTCACCGGGCTTACCATCTACTTGCAGTTCGCCTTTACCAGGGAGCGCGTCACCGAGGAACGCCGCATTCTGGAAGGCCTGTACGGGCCGGAGGATGAATTTGAAGCCGCCCGGCAGGCAGAAGCACCCTCGCAGGAGCCTGCACCGGTGCAGCGGGTCTCACTGCGCCGCCAGCTGCGGGCGGTGGCTGCCGACCCCATGTGGTGGCTCATACTGGGCATATGCGTGCTGTTCCAGTGGAGCGGGTCTTTAAAAAACAGCACCATGACCTACTATTGTAAGTGGGTGGTGGACAACACCTTTTTGGGCAGTGCCGGTGCATGGGGCGCGTCTCAATCCCTGCTGACCATGATGGGGGCGCTGCCCATGGCGCTGGCCTCGGTGCTGCTGGTGCCGCTGACCGACCGGTTCGGCAAGCGCAAGGTGTGCGGCTGGTTTTTGCTGCTGGGCGCTGCGGGCGGCGTCCTCGCGGGGCTGGGGCAGGGCAGACTGGTTCCTGTTGCCATCGGTGTTGCGCTCAAGTGCTTCGGCTCTGCACCTATCTGCTGCCTGCTGCTTGCCATGGTGACCGATGTGGTAGACCATGTGGAGGGGCGCAGCGGCATCCGCACCGACGGACTTACCATGTCGGTGTACAGCTCCCTGTCCGTGGCGGGAGGATCGGTGATGAGCGCACTGTTCAACGGGGTGCTGGCGCACACCGGCTATGACCAGTGCGCCAGCACGGCGCTGGGCACTGCCGCCCAGAACGCCGCCGTGCGCCATGTGATCGCAGGCGGGTATATCTGGGTGGAAACGCTCAGCTATGTGGCGGCGGGGCTTTTGCTGCTGGCCTTCTGGAAGGTGGAAAAAGACCTTGCCGCCCGGCAAAAGACCTGA
- a CDS encoding PTS fructose transporter subunit IIABC → MRITELFTAQSIALDEALQTQEEILSRLVELQTTHGNITDKEAYKKALYAREAEGSTYVDNGITVPHAKTNVVTRPSLAALRLSTPVQYNAEDDGTTDLLFAIAAPENGSLHVDMLARMMQMLMNEDFVEKLKAAKTPKEFLECIDAQEEAQFGTESFTQQAIPQDGYRILAVTACVNGIAHTYMAAEALTKAGDKLGLPTKVETNGSDGAKNILTRAEIAACDGIIVAAEKKVDTARFDGKPVLFTRVDDGIHKPEELIKKIAHGEVPVFHAEGGAAAEDDSSTKDSFGRSLYKNLMNGVSHMLPFVVGGGIMIALAFLLDDYSINPANFGMNTPVAAFFKTVGGAAFGYMLPILAGFIAMSIADRPGLAVGFAGGVLAMNGTNFTDLAAGSTTGISGGFLAALLAGFAAGYIVQFLKKITEKLPASLNGIRPMLIYPLGGILIVGAMMCAVNPVMGMINTAMTDWLNALGGSSKVLLGAIVAGMMSVDMGGPVNKAAYVFGTAALASGNYEVMAAVMVGGMVPPIAIALSTTFCPRKWTLDERRNGIVNYVMGLCFVSEGAIPYAAADPLRVLPSCVIGSAVAGALSMTFGCALRAPHGGIFVFPVVDHAVLYCVALAVGSVLGAVILSLVKKTQPAEAK, encoded by the coding sequence ATGCGCATCACCGAGTTATTTACCGCACAGTCCATTGCGCTGGACGAGGCGCTGCAAACGCAGGAGGAGATCCTGAGCCGTCTGGTGGAATTGCAGACTACCCATGGCAACATCACCGACAAGGAGGCCTACAAAAAGGCACTCTACGCCCGCGAGGCCGAGGGCTCTACCTATGTGGACAACGGCATCACCGTGCCCCACGCCAAGACCAATGTAGTCACCCGCCCCAGTCTGGCCGCTCTGCGGCTGAGCACCCCGGTGCAGTACAACGCTGAGGATGACGGCACCACCGACCTGCTGTTTGCCATTGCTGCACCGGAAAACGGCAGTCTGCACGTTGATATGCTGGCCCGCATGATGCAGATGCTGATGAACGAGGACTTTGTGGAAAAGCTTAAAGCCGCCAAGACCCCCAAGGAGTTCTTGGAGTGCATCGATGCGCAGGAGGAAGCACAGTTCGGCACAGAAAGCTTTACCCAGCAGGCCATCCCGCAGGACGGCTACCGCATTCTGGCTGTGACCGCCTGCGTCAACGGCATCGCCCACACCTACATGGCCGCTGAGGCGCTGACCAAGGCCGGTGACAAGCTGGGTCTGCCCACCAAGGTGGAGACCAATGGTTCGGACGGCGCAAAGAACATTCTGACCCGCGCCGAGATCGCCGCTTGTGACGGCATCATCGTGGCAGCGGAGAAAAAGGTGGACACCGCCCGCTTCGACGGCAAGCCGGTGCTGTTCACCCGGGTGGACGACGGCATCCACAAGCCGGAGGAACTCATCAAGAAAATTGCCCATGGCGAGGTGCCCGTGTTCCACGCCGAGGGCGGTGCAGCAGCCGAGGACGACAGTTCTACCAAGGACAGCTTTGGCCGCAGCCTGTACAAGAACCTGATGAACGGCGTTTCCCACATGCTGCCCTTCGTAGTGGGCGGCGGCATCATGATCGCGCTGGCCTTCCTGCTGGATGATTACAGCATCAACCCCGCAAACTTCGGCATGAACACCCCCGTTGCCGCCTTCTTCAAGACGGTGGGCGGCGCTGCCTTCGGCTACATGCTGCCCATTCTGGCAGGCTTCATCGCCATGTCCATCGCCGACCGTCCGGGTCTGGCCGTAGGCTTTGCCGGCGGCGTGCTGGCCATGAACGGCACCAACTTTACCGACCTTGCCGCAGGCAGCACCACCGGCATCTCCGGCGGCTTCCTTGCAGCGCTGCTGGCCGGTTTTGCAGCGGGCTACATCGTGCAGTTCCTTAAAAAGATCACCGAAAAGCTGCCTGCCAGCCTGAACGGTATCCGCCCCATGCTCATCTACCCGCTGGGCGGCATTCTCATCGTAGGTGCGATGATGTGCGCTGTGAACCCGGTGATGGGCATGATCAACACCGCCATGACCGACTGGCTGAACGCACTGGGCGGCAGCTCCAAGGTGCTGCTGGGCGCTATCGTGGCCGGTATGATGAGCGTGGATATGGGCGGCCCGGTCAACAAGGCAGCCTACGTCTTTGGCACTGCCGCCCTTGCCTCCGGCAACTACGAGGTGATGGCCGCCGTCATGGTGGGCGGCATGGTTCCTCCCATCGCTATTGCCCTGTCTACCACCTTCTGCCCCCGCAAGTGGACGCTTGACGAGCGCCGCAACGGCATTGTGAACTACGTCATGGGTCTGTGCTTCGTGTCTGAGGGCGCTATCCCCTACGCAGCAGCCGACCCGCTGCGTGTCCTGCCCAGCTGCGTGATCGGCTCTGCGGTCGCCGGTGCGCTCTCCATGACCTTCGGCTGCGCACTGCGCGCACCCCACGGCGGCATCTTCGTGTTCCCGGTGGTGGACCACGCCGTGCTGTACTGCGTGGCGCTGGCTGTGGGCAGTGTGCTGGGCGCAGTGATCCTGAGCCTTGTCAAAAAGACCCAGCCCGCCGAGGCAAAGTAA
- the pfkB gene encoding 1-phosphofructokinase, which yields MIYTVTFNPAIDYVVRLDAPLEVGAVNRAQGEDCVLGGKGINVSGVLAQLGCESVALGFVAGETGAWLERGLAAQGLKTDFVHLENGMTRINVKIKAGQETELNGAGPAIPESALQQLEAQLDKLTEGDILILAGSIPASLPQSVYERLLARLQGRGVRAVVDATRDLLVNVLPYHPFLIKPNNHELGEIVGKVLTSDAEIVAAARTLQEKGARNVLVSMAGDGALLLDEQGQVHRIGCPKGKVVNSVGAGDSMVAGFVAGYLQSRSYAQALRLGTACGSATAFSLGLATKEKIDELLAQL from the coding sequence ATGATCTATACCGTTACTTTTAACCCGGCCATCGACTATGTTGTGCGTCTGGACGCACCGCTGGAGGTGGGCGCAGTGAACCGCGCCCAAGGTGAGGACTGCGTGCTGGGCGGCAAGGGCATCAACGTGTCCGGCGTGCTGGCGCAGCTGGGCTGTGAGAGCGTGGCGTTGGGCTTTGTGGCGGGCGAGACCGGCGCATGGCTGGAGCGCGGTCTGGCGGCGCAGGGACTGAAAACCGATTTTGTGCATCTGGAAAACGGCATGACCCGCATCAACGTCAAAATCAAGGCAGGGCAGGAGACCGAGCTGAACGGCGCAGGCCCTGCCATCCCGGAAAGTGCTTTGCAGCAGCTGGAAGCCCAGCTGGACAAGCTGACCGAGGGCGACATCCTCATTCTGGCGGGCAGCATCCCGGCAAGCCTGCCACAGAGCGTCTACGAGCGGCTGCTGGCGCGGCTGCAGGGCAGGGGCGTGCGCGCGGTGGTGGACGCCACCCGCGACCTGCTGGTGAACGTGCTGCCCTACCATCCCTTCCTCATCAAGCCCAACAACCATGAGCTGGGCGAGATCGTGGGTAAGGTGCTGACCAGTGACGCCGAGATCGTGGCCGCTGCCCGCACCCTGCAGGAAAAAGGTGCCCGCAACGTGCTGGTGAGCATGGCAGGGGACGGTGCGCTGCTGCTGGACGAGCAGGGACAGGTGCACCGCATCGGCTGCCCCAAGGGCAAGGTGGTCAACAGCGTGGGCGCAGGCGACAGCATGGTGGCCGGCTTTGTGGCCGGGTATCTGCAAAGCCGCAGCTACGCGCAGGCGCTGCGTCTGGGCACGGCCTGCGGCAGCGCAACGGCCTTCAGCCTTGGGCTTGCCACAAAGGAGAAGATCGACGAGCTGCTGGCGCAGCTTTGA
- a CDS encoding DeoR/GlpR family DNA-binding transcription regulator codes for MLAEERFALILEQLNEKRTVTVQQLCEALHTSESTIRRDLTELDRQGRLTKVHGGATLPDSRFLADEPTMEAKETLAVAEKRSIAAAAAALITAEDFVFIDAGTTTLELVRVLAGAALKATYVTNGVAHARLLAQKGCRVYLPGGLLRPQTEAIVGAPAVSSIQQYNFTKAFMGANGVALEAGFTTPDPEEAAVKAAAVHRARESWFLVDDAKFAKIYPAVITDLHGGAILTNRCPNPKYKQYTFVKEAEV; via the coding sequence ATGCTGGCAGAGGAACGTTTTGCACTGATCTTAGAGCAGCTGAACGAAAAGCGTACCGTGACGGTGCAGCAGCTGTGCGAGGCGCTGCACACCAGCGAATCCACCATCCGGCGTGACCTGACCGAGCTGGACCGGCAGGGCAGATTGACCAAGGTACACGGGGGAGCTACCCTGCCGGACAGCCGTTTTCTGGCAGACGAGCCCACCATGGAAGCAAAAGAGACTCTGGCTGTGGCAGAAAAGCGCAGCATTGCCGCAGCCGCCGCAGCACTCATCACCGCCGAGGATTTTGTGTTCATTGATGCAGGCACCACTACGCTGGAGCTGGTGCGGGTGCTGGCGGGTGCAGCGCTCAAGGCCACCTATGTGACCAACGGCGTGGCGCACGCCCGGCTGCTGGCGCAAAAGGGCTGCCGGGTGTATCTGCCCGGCGGGCTGCTGCGTCCCCAGACCGAGGCCATCGTGGGGGCACCGGCGGTCAGCAGCATCCAGCAGTATAACTTCACCAAAGCGTTTATGGGTGCCAACGGCGTGGCGCTGGAAGCGGGCTTTACCACCCCGGACCCCGAGGAAGCAGCCGTAAAGGCCGCAGCCGTCCACCGCGCAAGGGAAAGCTGGTTCCTTGTGGACGATGCAAAGTTTGCAAAAATTTACCCGGCGGTCATCACGGACCTGCACGGCGGTGCCATCCTGACCAACCGCTGCCCGAACCCGAAATATAAGCAGTATACATTCGTGAAGGAGGCAGAAGTATGA